In the Triticum aestivum cultivar Chinese Spring chromosome 2B, IWGSC CS RefSeq v2.1, whole genome shotgun sequence genome, aaatcatataaaattgttgtaaacatgacatgaatacttcataaattatagatacgttggagccaCATTAGGACCTAATGTATATTAAGTTTATAGTGGAAAAGATAGCAAAAATACACCTTGGGACACGGGTGCAGATGTACCCGAATTgcaagaaagaaataaaaatagtAAAAATGATCAAATATTTGTGAAACTTTTTCGGAATAAGCATTGTCTAGTGTATTACTCATGTGTAAAGTTTTGCAACAGTGACTTTTGTGGTACTCTGAACGAATAAAAACAAAACTGATACTAAATTAAGCTTATTGTTCACACATTTTGTAGTTGCGGTTTTATCTTTATTTTTTAACAATATCACAGAAGTCATTTTGTCCCCTTTAAACGTAAGTGCTATGCTATACTATATTTGTCGCAAAACAGTTTCACATTTTTTGACATTTTTACTCTCTTTTTTAATCGGGTGCGTATAGACTCAGTTCCAAAAATCCGCACCGCAAAGATAGGTATGAGGACCCGATTAATATTTACTTATTTACAAATCGTATCCAGCTAGTAATATTTTAGAGCATCAAATTTTATTGATAGGTTAGGAATTTAGTCTTCACATGGGCAACCCTCAAATATATGGCGACACTTCTTTGGGTCAATCTTCCTAGCTCCGATCCTTCTTAATTTTGACCGTCCAAACAGACTAGATGAAGCTCCGAAATAGAATCCTGCCAGCTCCTCAAGGCAGCAAGATTAGGCTTTCTTGTTATTAGTATGCTACAACAAGATTTGGAGCCAGGTTCTTCTGATCGATTTAAAGGTGCAACAGCCACGCCAGAGGCTTCAAGGTGTTGGTCCTTAGATACACATGCATAAAAACTTCTTGGCTGTCATCAACGGGTCAGCCCGGCTCTGATATGGGGACAACAACAATGCCCAGGCGGCTCATTGTGCCGACAACAATGGTCAATGGTCCAAGAACCTCGATAAATTTTATTATGTTTTGAACTTTTATACTCTctccaatccatattaattgttgTACTAAATCAGCTACAATTAATAACATGGATCAAATAGAGTAATACATTTGAGTCCTtttcaaagaaaagaaaaaccTCAGCACCAAACTAATAACAATATGGGTAACATCACACATATGAAAACAAAATAAGTCTACAAactaataaataaattattgcatgacaCCACAACTGTGTTACTCTCGAttgtaacatagactagtaacatatgcatgttattaGTCTAAGTAACTCCTCACTATGGTAGTCTGAATCTAAGCACTCACAGCCGTCCTATAATAGGAGTAAATAGTACGCAAACCAAGCTTGCAGAACAGCCTGCACCTTAGGAAATAGTATATCCAAGAAAAAAAAGGGGAATTTATCTCCACTCTTTCTGAATTGTCAACAATACATGCAACATAAGTTTGCATCTTCGAAACAAGTCTACCACCACATGCTAGCATACAACATTTATAAGGTGTATCATAACAGCATATCAGTGATCAAACCAAGCATAGCCGCTGTGCCTTCCTTGTGGGTATCAAACCAAGCAGACACCTtcaaatctactccctccgtccggaaaagcttgtctctcaaatgaatgtatctagcatcaagttagtgctagatacattcatttgagagaGAAGCTTGGGACAAGccttttcggacggagggagtacaaggttTTCAACAGTTCACCAGGGTCGATTTCATGGAAGAGAGGAAACATAAGGGGAAGACGAGAGGCGGAGACCATGAAGTGAAACCAAAACTTTCCACTGTGTTCCTTTTCAGCTCTGCCATAGCCTGTCTGCCTGTGTCAGATTCTGCCACCGAGTGTTCGACCCTACCCCATAACACTTTGCCAAGCTCCATCGCAGTCCGCGTCACGCCTCCCCTGCATCTCAAATCTAAATCCAATTCCTGCCACAGCAAAGACTAGGCAAGTCCTCTGAGTCTGGGTTCTAAGGCTCATGGGGACATTGCTACTGCAGAGAGGGACATTGGGCAACACATGCTGCTGCTTGTTGTCCTGAGAGCTGAGATGTACATCTTCCACAAACATGCTTTTCAGGGGTTCTAAGGTCTAATCAGCAGCACACTAGCTACAAAGGTGAGCCGTACAAAACAAACAATGAGTCACCATAGAGTACCAGTAACCAATAGCTGGAACATCATGAGCCCTCAGCTGAAAACACCAGTATGTCAGTCACCATattatcaaacatccagtgacttATTCAGTAGTGAGCAAGTCAGCAACTACCAGAAACACAAATCATAGTCTGACTACAAGAATTCAAAATATGCATTTCATGGTCGAGTTGAGCCAGCAGAAAGCGAGCCATCTCTTAAATGCACTAGGCACAGTTGCAGTTGCTTTTGGACCATTTCAGCAACCATTTGCAGCCTTCCTCGGCTTGTCTCTCCACCTGCTGGCGATCCATTCACCGTCTTCACTGCTTTAACAACACTCTGCTCACACCTCTCCCAATCCTCGTGTTGCAACCAGCAAGACCAACCACCATGGCTGCCATCCATTGCAAGGTATGCGATATGACTAGTATCCCCAAAGGTGTACCTTAATCTCAGAGAAACACAAAATGGTAACCAAGCAGCTCCACCAGATGTCCTCGCATGTGGTGTAAGATTATGGTCAAGCACAAAAGTGAGGGTAAAATCTACTGAATTGTTGGCTCGGTCATGCTGAATATTACTCTTGGATAATAAAGAAGGTTCAGTATAATCATCTGAAACTGATCTTGGATGCTTTTCCAAACAAAGTTCAGCCCGTGCCCGCTCTGCAGCAGCAATGTCCCCATGAGCCTCGGACAAGCTTTTATTCCATGTAATTAGTTTTACAAATTCTTGTATAACTGAAATGGGCAGAGTAAGCAACATGATAAAAGAAGCAATCCTAGAAGCATCATAAGGTTCACAGACAACACATCTGCTGAAGTAATCGCATATCTCATGTATCTCAAATGGTGTTAGCTCTCCCTGAGCACTGCTCTGAGGagcttgctgttgctgttgctgttgctggtgGTGAAACCTCTTCACATTAAGAACTTGAAGGTGCAATTGAACTCGCTGAACACTAACTGCAAAGACATAACCACTGCAAGTAAAACGAGTCAGAATACATTCAGATACAGTATTCCTTCAGGAATCTACATCGATGTTGGTGCATATTGACTGATGTGATAATAAACTAATATAAAATAGATTACGATGAATGCGATTTTGACCCTTGGTATATCCCAGCACTtcttttttcgagaaaacgcaagacctttgcgtttcatttcattgaaaaggtGGGGTGTACAAGTACAATCCTCCTAGGAGGCTGGAATTACATAGCAGGCGCTAGGATCAGTGGACATCCCATGACTGTGGCAGAGACGACCCTGAGTCCTTGGGCCCCTGCTGTGGCCCAGCAGCTGATCTCTGCCTTGATCTTGTCCAGGATCTGTTCAGGAGATGGTCTCGCTTGCTCAAAGACACAATCATTTCTGTGCTTCCAGAGCATCCACGGCACTAGTAGGGCAACGGACTGCAGGGCTTTGCGCAATCCTGGTGGCGTGGCCTCCTTCCCGCGCAGCCACCAGTCCATGAGGTTGGCCTCGTGCTCCGGGACAGGGGCCGGGATGCGCAGCCATGTCAGGGTTGCGTGCCATGTCTGACGGGCAAAGGGGCACGCGAGCAGCAGGTGCTGGATCGTCTCGGGCGCTTGATCGCAAAGGAGGCAGCGGGGGTGGTGTTGTAGCCCTCGACGAGCAAGCCTGTCTGCGGTCCAACACCGGTCTTGGTTAGCCAACCAGTGAAAAAATTTCACCCGCGGTGGCGCCCAGCTCTTCCAAATGAGCTTCCAGGAGTGGCAGGCAGTCGATCCCTGGAAAGTGGCCAAGTAGCATGATTGCGTGGAGTAAGTCCCGTTTGCAGACCATTTCCAGCGCAGCTTGTCCGGCTCGCTGGAGAGTGTAGTGCGCATCACATCCTGCCACGGCAGCAGGTATTGCCCGATCTTGTGGACCCCAAGGGTGCCATGAATGTCGCGCGCCCACGCGCTCCCGGCGAGGCCGGCAGCCACAGTTGTCGACTTGCGGCGTCGCTTGGGGATACACTCATAGAGCAGGGGCGCGATCTCTCGGACGGATTGCCTGTGCAGCCATCGGTCCTCCCAGAAAAGGGCAGTCGAGCCGTCTCCAAGCACCATGGATGTGGACGCGAAGAAAAGGGCTCGCTCATCGGCGGTGAACTGCAGGTCTAGACCCTGCCACATGCGCTCGCTGTCCGTGCGGGCAAACCAGAGCCAGCGCAAGCGCAGCGCCAAGAAGGCGCGCTCCATGTCGCAAACTCCAAGTCCGCCATATTCGACCGGACGGCAAACATGTCGCCAGTTGACGTGGCAGTGCCCCCCGTTTGCAGCCACGCGTCCTGCCCAGAGAAACCCTTGCTGGATCCTTTGGATTTGTCGTAGGGTTTTCTTTGGGGGCGCTAGTGCCAGCATTTGATGGATGGGGATGGCACTTAGCACTGATCTCACCATGGCCAGCCGCCCGGCTCTATTCATCAGCCACGCCTTCCACGCTGGAAGCTGCCCAGCCACCGAGTCGACGAGGGGTTGCAACATGGCAACAGAGGGACGGCGCGTCGTCAGCGGGATGCCGAGATATTTGATAGGAAGGTTCGCAACCGGGCATCCCAGCTGCTCTATCATTGTGGTCTCATCGGTGCCATGAAGGACCGTGGCCGAACTTTTGGCATAGTTCACCTGTAGGCCAGAGGCCATGCCGAACAGGTGGAGTATCCCTTTGACTGCGTCGACATCCCCGGGTGTGGCGTTGCAAAATAGCATCACGTCGTCGGCGTGGAGTGAGATCGCCGGGATGTCGCGCCGAGGGTGCAGCTGTTGCATGATGCCTTCCTGGAGGGCACGCCGCATGAGGCGACCGAGGGTGTCGACGGCGAGCACGAAGAGCTGCGGTGATATAGGGTCTCCTTGGCGCAGTCCACAACGGTGCCAGATCGGCGGGCCGGGTTCCCCGTTGGGCATGACACGAGTGCTGGCCGTGGACAGGAGGATTGCGATTCACTCCCTGAAGCGATCGCCAAATCCGTACTGGCGCAAAACCTCGAAGAGGAAGGGCCAGTATGTTAGTACCTCAAATCTACACCTAACATGTACTTAATCCTACCATTTTGATCTACAACCTAACATgaaaaaaaagggcagcccggtgcatgtagctcccgcttgcgcagggtccggggaagggtccgaccactttgggtctatagtgcgcagcctttccctacatttctgtaagaggctgtttccaggacttgaacccgtgacctcatggtcacaaggcagcagctttaccactgcgccaaggctccccttcatctACAACCTAACATGCAGTAAAAGATTATTTACTTGTATCGTTGCTCTTAGCGAGCAACCGTCCAGACTAGATAAGATCATAAGGTTGCTATTTCATCTTTTGGGTTCAATGTTTGAGATAACATTGCACTGATTATTCAGTTACATACTATTGTTAGGGGTAACATCTCGAAGGACATAAAAGAAAATGTTAGCAAAAACAAGGATGCACACAGATGTTGCCTTGTGACCATGGGTTCGAGTCCTGAAAACACCCTGTTGCAGAAAcatagggaaaggctgcgtacaaaatacccaaagtggtcggacccttccccggaccctgcacaAGCGGAGCCACGTGCACCAGGCTGCCCTCTTTTTTTAGCATCTGGTATATAGTGATAAGAACAAGTTTTCCCTGCATCCTGTTAACCAGATCAAATTTGTTGGGGGGGCGAACTGCCTAATTTATAGGAAAAGCAGAATTGTTTTTGTTCAGAAGAATGGATCGATTCTCCCTCCAAAGTTTATCGCCCAAATCTATGATCTCATCTTTCACCTAAAAATCCCTACTTCAACCCGTCCTCACTCCGTCCCTTCTTTTGTACTCACTCCGTCCTCagtacaattttgtactaaagttagtacagagttgagacacttattttggaacggagtacAATACATATGAACAAGAAAAACTAAACATTAAAAATAGGACAAGATTAATGTAAAGAATGATAAGAAAATTTTGCACAACTCTTGGAACTTTCCATGTGCAATTGTGTTCTAATAACACACATCTAGTCATCCAATTGCATCATATTAGGCCATTAACATATCAGAAAAGCTGGGGATATTTTGGCTTTCTGTAAAGTATAAAAAGTTGGGGATATCTTGGCTTTCTTGTAGATACCATGCTAATATATGAATAAATTGCATCTTACCCCACAAAGAAGCGCAACGCTGGCTGTTCTTGATCCAAATTCAGAAGTGCACCTTCATTATCTTTCAAAACTGACCCCAATATATCTTTCAGAATATCACGCAATTGTGCAAACAACCATAGAACTCCAAGGTACTTGAGAATGCCTCGCAACACCTTCTTAAGAGCAGCATGAGGGACccagccaccaccatagccaccATCATCTCCAAGCCCGATAAAAGCTGTGTTCAATTCTCCTTTCATATGCACAGGAAGGTTAGTGTCAGGAGAAAGGTGTGCAGGAGCTCCGTCTCCTGAAGGTAGTGTGGCATTGCCTGCTCTACTCACACTAGCTGCTATCTGACAACCAACACCTGAAGTTAGCTTAATTTCCCCAGGAGCACCACCACTCAAGCGATTCGTAGTAGTAACTGCCTGTTGACTTCCAGATGAAGTATTGGCACTAGTATGTCTAGCATTCAGAAAGCTCGGCTCAAGAGTATTTAGACCCTGAGCAACAAGTTCCATTATGAATGGTCGAAATTGTGGACAAGGTAAAGATCCACCAATTGAAGGTCCGCCTTTTGGAGGGGTTGCTGGCTGCAGCCAGACCTGATCCCCAGCAAAGCAGCGCATGTCAACAGAGAACTTATTGCGATATATAATGCGTATCCAGTACGGCCCACGGAGCACAGCAGAAACATCAAAAGGCATCAAAGAACTAGGAACTAGTCCATGCCCTGTCCGGCCTACGGCAGAGAGCATAGAGGAAGTCTGAGCATCATGACTGTTTATATGCACAGTAGTTGATGATGAACCATTTGCCAAAAGAACATTGTTTTGCTTTTGTGCAGAACCGCAAACAGCAGGGACAGCAGGCATCTTTGCAGGACGAATTGCACCACCAAGGGAAAGTAAAGGACCTGCTGTCAGTCTGATGCAATCCAAAAATGATGCTACCTCATTGCAATTCACAAAATCCTCCAAAAACTGCATTATGGGAACGTGATTAAACAAAAGATTGACAATATCTCGTGCAAATTTCGTATAGAAGTATGCCAAGTCTTGTTCAGAGTTTAGAATGCCTAAGTAGAAAATTCAAAAGTCTGGCGCCACACATAGATTGGCAGAACTCTTTGCACTTTCTTGGTAAAAAAAAAGAATCATGCAAATAATGATATTCTGTGGTCACATTTTGGTCAAACTGAGCTTAAAATCGACCAGTGCTGCATTTCAATTTTGTTCATGAACCAAATGCTGGCCAACTACAGACAAGGAAACCAAATTTAAACCACCAGTATTTAACAACTTCAAGTTACAAATAAAACATGCCATGGTAACTGCTAGCACTCCAAACATAAAAAATATGCACTTTGATCAACAGTTTCCATGTAAGACTAAcaaaagtactacctccgtctcaaaatataagacatttttgcagttcaatttgaactgcaaaaacgtcttatattttgagacgCTGCAAAACGCcttatattttgagacagaggtAGTACAAAACAACATCATATCTGAACAAAAACAGTATCTAAACTTTTAAAGAAGTCGAATAGTTCAGTTGGATGCAAGTGACTATAAAGTgggcagcccggtgcacgtagcCCCCACTTGCGCAGGGTCGGGGAAGGGTCAAGTGACTATAAAGTGGATTGAGAACAAATGTAGTTTAATCACTGAGATGGCTGCAGTTAAAAAAGGAAAGCATGCACAACTGCACACCGTACTGATACCTATTATACCAACCTCACTGAGATCTGTATCAATATCCAATCTAGTAAATGAGGTGATACATTTTCAAATATAAAACTTCAGTCAACATGTTACCCCAAATGAAGCATAATCACAAGTCAGCCAAACATGCAGTAATGTAATGCACAGTTGCATATATTGTGATGCAGTACGCTTGTATCTAAAAACCATACCTTTGTATGTGGCCAAAGATGATCTGGTGAAATACGCATTGTGCAACCAACCTTACCGGCCTCCCACTCGACAACAAAGTGAACCATGGGCATGGCATTGGCACCATAACTGAACCACAAGTTCATCAAACCAACAGCGTTAATTCGGAAATTTTTAGCCATCTGGTCCGATAACCTGTTCCTGAAACCTTTTCTTGCATGTAACTTTGCCTTTGTAGCTAACTGATTCTCAACTAATTTCTCATCTACTTTAACACGAACCAACCTCCGCATTCCACAAGCAAATACACGAGCATTTGAAAGTCGCCGTAATTCTGAGACAAGCCGCTGTATACTATCAGCCTCAACAGAGTTGTAAGTCAAAGTGATCCCATCATAGTCAAAAGAGATGTGTGAATCCATCTCAGAAGTGTTTGCAATGCGAACACGAGAACCCCATTCTGTAGTATTGCTGCCTCCATGAAGTTCCCACAGTGCACCATAATATGGATCGTTGATCCTAACACCCCATGACATGCTTCCAGCTTCACCGAGACGTAAGCATGTGTGTTTCCAAGAACCATCTTGAGCAAAAGGTAGCCGTAACCAAAGATTAGAGGAGGGTGTCCCCAGACCAACTTCTTCTACATATGGAATGTTAAGAGAATTCATCTGGGTAGTCAGTTGAGCATATTTGATACGAAGCGAACAATGCTTTATGACTTGAAGAAGCACAGAAGCATATATATTTTCTGTAATACAACAATTTCCTTCTCTCAGTATAGTTCCATAGGTGAGGGTTGTTCGAGATTGCACACTGCTTGCAACTTCTGGCAGTTTTCTTCTCTTTCTTGGCCCACCACTGATTATTGATCGCTGTAATGATGGGATGTTCAACAAGAACTCTGAAAGATATCTCTTTCCAGATGGAACTTCAGAGCGTAAAGTGGAGATATTCTCAAAACCTGACAATTTCCAAATAAAAGCATAACATTAAGAAGAAAACCTCTTTATTTTACATAAAAAGCTATTTGAATATCAGAGACTAAAAATTCTAATTTTGGTTAATGTGCACAGTACTATAGTTTGGATTATTTGAGAAATCAAGGCAAGGAGATTTATTTCCATCCACAATAACATGATTTCTCGAGATCTAAATGAGCTCAAGTCATGACCGAATTAACAAGCTGATAGCTTGGATGGATGATCACCTGCAGGGACCAAACCGGAGGTCTCTGTACTATATGCAGACTTCGAATTACTCAGCAGATAACTGTCCAAAGTGACACCAGAAGCGACTTTTGCTGTGTCAATGTTAGAGTGTAGTAAGTCATCATCCAGTTCAGGTGGGCCAGCTCTACTGCTAACCCCCTGACGGCCAACTTTTTGAGAACTCAAATGAGTTGAGGGCGAACTATAAGACAGCCAATTTTCCTTACTTGGAGAATCTTGCTCATATCCTAATACTGTGTTAACAACAGAAGAAAATGAAGGCTTTAGAAGAAGAGACTCATCAATTTCACTATGCCTGGGAGACCCATCTTCCATGCTTTGTAGCACCTGCAATTTCTCTACATCGAGAAGATTTGCAATGCATTCATCTTCACCTAGTTGCATCTGGCCAATGTCAATTCTGTTAAACCTTACAACTTCTTTAGCATCAGTGGTTGTATCAATATTAGACCTGTCTTCTCCGTCAGTATGCACCTCAAGCAAATAAAAAACCGGCATGAGGTTGTCATCAAGTTGCATCAGAAGATAATAGGCATTTGTACGCCAAGGAAATCCCATAACCATAAAATCTGAACCATACAGTATGGATTTTGGTATCTTCAGAGTAATCTGACACTCAGAGTAAACCTGGAACAACCACCAGACAAATAAATTTAGTATAATAAGTTTTAAGATAGTACTATATGAACGAAAACAATCAAATATAGAAACGACGTTTCACTATGAGTATACACATAAAAGGCTAATAGTTCTAAAATGTTTGGGGCCCTGACAGATATAAAGCTGAGGCTTTTCCCTGTGGTCCAGTTGGTGCTAGTAATTAAAACTCAAATGCATAGTACAAGGACATATATCACTAGAATAACGTGGGTAATACCAAGAAAACATCTTCTCTTCACATGCAACATGTTCCCTTACGCATGGAACTTTGAGCAAAATGGCTCATAAGCGTGAACTTTATAGCTTAATTTAAGTTGACACATTGCATTTAGACCAGGTATATATTAACCTCAGTTGCAGCTTGCACCAAGTTTTTGAATTCTAAAAACTTTGGACAAGTGAGTTCAAACAAATAGTACGGTTCAGTTCAGGCAAGAAATAACCGGACCAACCGAGTAGGTCAGGCCTTGTGTCAGGTGATAAATCCATACCACTTCACTCCACTCTTCCACCTCACTCCTGACTAATGATTTGGTTACGTGATTACATAATAAAGATACTTTGGTTACAGATGTTTCTGTGTGTGGATTGGCAACTCCTCGGCGTCGATACTTCATTGGCAAAAAGGTTCAACAAGAAAAATAGTATTGGTGAGGCGGCCACGGCCAGACTCCCCGGTGACAAGGCACAACCAGACTCAGCTTGGAGACAGATAAAATGGAATGGCAGTGATGTTTCCCTCCTGTCGATGGTGACAGAGAAGGGCTCAAGACGATGTTGTGAGCTCGGGTGTTGCAGAATCAAGACATAAGTGTGATGTCAGTGTAATTGGGCTCCAGATGTCAACATTAAGGATCCTGGACGTGCCAAACAGGGAAGCCAAGGGTACCAAAGATCAGCCATGTTCGTATGTGGTCTCAGCACACTGCCGACGTAGATGGTTCTTCAACAGAAAACAAAAACGAACTTCTGTTGAAAGAATGAGTGGTTAGGAGGAGGGTGCTAGGATGGTGTAGAACCCTTTAGTTCAAGAATGGCTCGCCGGAGACGAAGAATTACAACAGAGCTGTTAGGGAAGAAGACGGCAGCTCAGGTCCTCAGAGCTTTTGAGTGGCACCAAGAAACAGGGATGGCAGATATCTCTCCAGATGTAGTCCAAATCGTGGCCAATGGGGCAGCATCACCATAACCCATGTCAGATCCTAGAACAATTAGACATGTATTTGTGGAAGAAATTGGGAATTGACAGAGTATATGCTAGTATAGAGACCAAACAGAGGGCCGATTTATCTATTATAGCTAGATGTATCAGAGTTTAGTCATTCAGGCAAACTGGGAATTCAACGATAGCCACACCCCGGAGGCTTATATAGGCTTCAGTTTACACCTGCCACTGCGGTAAAAGTGAAAGAGGTAAACAGTCCTTGCAGTCGATGAGTGTGTGGGCCCTGGACTCGTTCTTTCACTCTGCACAGGGTCGAGTGACAAATCCTTGCAAGGAGCGAGATGGAACATTGGATCAAGCCGAAGAGTTTTCAGATAAGTTAGAAATGTAACAGTTAACTCAAGAAGCGTTGTAGTAGGGTGCTAACAACCCAATACCACCATCCAAGCCCTTGTAGATCTGGGGAGAGTGGCTGACACCCTAGCTTCTTCAGTTTTTCTGAGATGGtgaaaagcagaagcaaaggaagTCGTCGATGACCGAGTGGGGGGGTGTGGGCCCTGGACTCGTTCTTTCACTCTGCACACAGTCACAAAGCCATTGTGCCTCACTCTTCAGTGGCCACAAGCAGAGGGATTGCTTAAGTCGATCTGGTGTTGCTAGACCATGCAGTGCAGAGGGTGAGGACgaggagaggaggggaaggggcTAGCGCAAGGGGTGTTGGCGTGGCAACTGACTGTGGGCCTAAGTCAGTGAACCAGACCAATTTTATTATACCTGGTCCAAGTTGTGACATTGGCCCACCTGAACTTACGTGGCAGATTCTCTAAAACTTGGTGCCAGCTGTAACTGGTGTCAAATTACTTTGCAGTTACTCCTTTGATCTACATTATGACAGTTCACATTATTCAGATTGGCTTCATACCAAGCACAGGTTActgttttttttacatgaaaatggtTAATGCAAGACCAAGTATGATCAATTAATTGCATGAGAATTCTTTTATTGGCTATTGTAGTTACCAAGCAAATAATTGTTCAACCAAGTAAGGTTTTGGTTTTAGGTTCATCATGAACAAGACGACGTATTGCTGTTTCATGTCGTAGTATATCTAACCTCCTAGATTTTTTCAGTATTCAATGAGATCTTTGCAAGAAATAAATTCAAGAGCTGATTGCAACACAACAGAAGATAAAGATAGCAAGTTGAGCAAATTGATAACCTTCAGGCCCAAAAACCTTCCTGTCGCAGCAAACAAGTGAAGGATGCTTCTGGTCTTTAAGCTCACGAAGACCTCAGTGGGTGTTATGCTCTGTTTATTAAGGGCTTCTTCAGAGTCTAATACTGCAGAAGGTGGTAATATATTTTTTGGTGATTGCAGGAGGAAGCCACCACTCCTATTGTAGAAAAAAATAAGGTATAAATTTAGGAAGTAAAGGGGACTGAGCTGGAAAAAATAAGGCTTAGAAGTTAGAATAGAAATAACTCACAATAATACACTCTTGATTTTTATTGGAATCTATATTGTGGAACATGCAGGAAGATAGgccttttaccatgaattaaaaggatcactccctccatccaaaaataTTAGGCCCGCACGCTTTCCAATATTTGTTTAGCAATGTGTGGattacatgagaaaaaaattgataCCATCGGGCTCTTATTAGGA is a window encoding:
- the LOC123044895 gene encoding mediator of RNA polymerase II transcription subunit 14 isoform X3 encodes the protein MAGELGQQTVELGTVARQAAEESYLALRELVEKSRAGAEGEAAQQRSDTEKKIDLLKFIDRTRQRMLRLHVLAKWCQQVPLLHYCQQLASTLSSHETCFTQTGDSLFFMHEGLQQARAPIFDVSSAIEVIHTGSYRRLPKSVEEIGTQNTLFQDERRPTLKKLSTLVRAKLLETLVPKEMSEVSVTDGIANVQVDGEFKVLLTLGYRGHFSLWRILHIELLVGEKTGPIKLEETRRYVLGDDIERRMAVADNPLTILYTILHELCISFVMDTVIRQTNVLRQGRWKEAIKSELVSDSHRSAGQGGNNAPTQLGQDGELDSSGFRIPGLKVNYWLDERNSGSAESDSSPFIKVEALQDMQIKCQHSSFVLDPLTDKEADLSLDLSCIDVEAIILKAIACNRHTRLLEIQRELKKNTRISRSPTDVVLKRKEDHMDVLQKRVDRRGFENCCTNEVLQVRAYGKSYIHLGINIRSGGFLLQSPKNILPPSAVLDSEEALNKQSITPTEVFVSLKTRSILHLFAATGRFLGLKVYSECQITLKIPKSILYGSDFMVMGFPWRTNAYYLLMQLDDNLMPVFYLLEVHTDGEDRSNIDTTTDAKEVVRFNRIDIGQMQLGEDECIANLLDVEKLQVLQSMEDGSPRHSEIDESLLLKPSFSSVVNTVLGYEQDSPTKVASGVTLDSYLLSNSKSAYSTETSGLVPAGFENISTLRSEVPSGKRYLSEFLLNIPSLQRSIISGGPRKRRKLPEVASSVQSRTTLTYGTILREGNCCITENIYASVLLQVIKHCSLRIKYAQLTTQMNSLNIPYVEEVGLGTPSSNLWLRLPFAQDGSWKHTCLRLGEAGSMSWGVRINDPYYGALWELHGGSNTTEWGSRVRIANTSEMDSHISFDYDGITLTYNSVEADSIQRLVSELRRLSNARVFACGMRRLVRVKVDEKLVENQLATKAKLHARKGFRNRLSDQMAKNFRINAVGLMNLWFSYGANAMPMVHFVVEWEAGKVGCTMRISPDHLWPHTKFLEDFVNCNEVASFLDCIRLTAGPLLSLGGAIRPAKMPAVPAVCGSAQKQNNVLLANGSSSTTVHINSHDAQTSSMLSAVGRTGHGLVPSSLMPFDVSAVLRGPYWIRIIYRNKFSVDMRCFAGDQVWLQPATPPKGGPSIGGSLPCPQFRPFIMELVAQGLNTLEPSFLNARHTSANTSSGSQQAVTTTNRLSGGAPGEIKLTSGVGCQIAASVSRAGNATLPSGDGAPAHLSPDTNLPVHMKGELNTAFIGLGDDGGYGGGWVPHAALKKVLRGILKYLGVLWLFAQLRDILKDILGSVLKDNEGALLNLDQEQPALRFFVGGYVFAVSVQRVQLHLQVLNVKRFHHQQQQQQQQAPQSSAQGELTPFEIHEICDYFSRCVVCEPYDASRIASFIMLLTLPISVIQEFVKLITWNKSLSEAHGDIAAAERARAELCLEKHPRSVSDDYTEPSLLSKSNIQHDRANNSVDFTLTFVLDHNLTPHARTSGGAAWLPFCVSLRLRYTFGDTSHIAYLAMDGSHGGWSCWLQHEDWERCEQSVVKAVKTVNGSPAGGETSRGRLQMVAEMVQKQLQLCLVHLRDGSLSAGSTRP